From Primulina tabacum isolate GXHZ01 chromosome 2, ASM2559414v2, whole genome shotgun sequence, one genomic window encodes:
- the LOC142537142 gene encoding uncharacterized protein LOC142537142, which yields MSSRRNSASSSRHDGNQQMQAAKESAAEAEITSSGRTSDSIPSVSSHSVSKVTKLDRLVESFSPLVPSRFFSEAISSGSEALEADSHPFFCLEDLWESLEEGSLYGAGVPLVLNGKDQIVQYYVPYLSGIQLYRDLSRPSSQLSSSSPQSPFFQYLEYERPYNRQPLTDKIFDLATQFPELNKCRSCDLLESSWLSIAWCIPFVEYPSAQELKPLFYRFIPYQHNRQQNNIDFSNAGKFPPYFSAANARAVYNPTDKKFSLPVFGMLSYKLWDSNLNLCEQHEIEQENSLVQAVDNWVGYLKVPLPNYHYFRPRHYSYRR from the exons ATGTCAAGCAGAAGGAACTCGGCTTCGTCCTCCAGACACGACGGCAATCAGCAAATGCAGGCTGCGAAGGAATCAGCGGCGGAGGCAGAGATCACGTCCAGCGGGAGAACCAGTGATTCGATACCATCTGTTTCCTCTCATTCTGTAAGCAAAGTTACGAAGTTGGATCGTTTGGTGGAATCCTTTTCTCCACTCGTTCCATCTCGATTTTTCTCGGAG GCGATTTCAAGTGGATCAGAAGCACTTGAAGCAGATTCTCATCCCTTCTTTTGCCTCGAAGATCTATGGGAGTCGTTGGAAGAAGGTAGCTTGTACGGAGCCGGCGTACCTTTGGTTCTGAATGGAAAAGACCAGATTGTACAATACTATGTTCCGTATCTATCGGGCATACAATTGTACAGGGACCTGTCAAGGCCCTCTTCTCAACTCAG TTCGTCGTCCCCTCAATCACCGTTCTTTCAATACTTGGAATACGAAAGGCCGTATAATCGCCAACCTTTAACAGATAAG ATATTTGATCTTGCCACCCAATTTCCGGAGCTGAACAAATGCAGGAGCTGCGATCTTCTTGAATCCAGCTGGCTTTCCATAGCATG GTGTATCCCATTTGTAGAATACCCATCGGCCCAGGAATTGAAGCCTCTTTTCTATCGTTTTATTCCTTATCAACACAACCGACAG CAAAACAATATTGATTTTTCAAATGCAGGAAAATTTCCACCATATTTTTCTGCTGCAAATGCAAGAGCAGTGTACAACCCAACCGATAAGAAGTTTTCATTGCCCGTTTTCGGTATGCTTTCGTATAAGCTATGGGATTCGAACCTGAATCTGTGTGAGCAGCATGAAATCGAGCAAGAGAACTCTCTCGTGCAAGCTGTGGATAACTGGGTTGGATACCTGAAAGTTCCTCTGCCCAACTACCATTATTTCCGACCTAGACACTACTCTTATCGGAGATGA